The genomic segment CCCTGAGCGCCACATCTCCAAAAGTGAAATCAGTTTACCTATCCCATATGCCCTAGAGGCTGGAGTGGCACCCACAGTGGTCACTGGTTTGGGAATGAACTCTGGATCTAGTGCTGCCCTACAAGAGAACAAGAGCAGGGCAGAGCCGGGGTCACCTGCTATAGCCCGGGTGGCACCACACAGGGTTGAAATAGGTGAGTACAGAGTTATGACATGATAAAATAGATGTATACAGCATTCACATGTTcagaatattagaaaaaaaaatatatatatataaaacttgaaGTTTCTGatacataattataattaaattgtattatattattttctcaTAAAAATGTATAGCTATAATTgaactaaatatattatttttctatttaattgtACAATTATATAgccataatttatataataaatatgtttattttcctGTTATTTTTGCACATAGGATTTGATGCCATAGGTaacatttatttttggtaaacaGATGTTTCCTAACATTTTGTCCGGGTGTTGTGTACCTTGATAGTGACACATTCACTGTCTCTGTTGCTCAACATTCAGCCTGTCAACTGCTGTTTGTTTGCCGTTTGTTTGTTCTTGTGCTTACTTGTTTGTCTAATGGCAAATGTACACTATACAACtggaacatttttataaaataattcccATAGTGCTGTACCACTCACATTACTTGACTTTCATTCTTATAAATCTGTTTTGTTGTGGATGGTGAACAGACTATTACTTCACTTTAACAGGTTCTTAACAGATGGCATATAATCCCAAAAATTCCTGGTGTTTGCTAAAACTTGCAGGTTGCAGTGACTGATGTGCTGTATGCATGGCACTTTGTGCTAAaaacctaaaaaacaaaaaagtcaaaACATGACATTTAAAGAGACTATGTTCATTTTaagcttcaattttttttttactttttttttctcactggcTATTGCTGTCATTATTGTCAGTCATAACCAGGCCATTGCATTTCCCACATGCTTGTTGTGAACGCATGCTTGAGTGTGTTGGAACATGTCTCTTAACTTCTCTCTTAATGAGGATTACTGATGGCACTGTAATCCAGTCTGGCTCCAATTTGACCTTTTttgaaaatgctaaaaaagttTTGGCGAAAAGGAAAACTGCAAACTTTCCTAATTTCCAAGTTCTAAATTTGATTAAGCTAAATTAATATTTGCTGTCTTGACCTGAGAGAcagttaataaaatgttttgtattcaCCTGACAGGATCTCCAAACCTCAGGCAGAAACCTCCTCCTCGAAGAGATACAAATCTGGTAATCAGATCAAAatcatttattgatattttgaattcaTAGAGAGCAGCATTTACTTATTAGACAGTACTGTCTTTTTTTTCAATACTCAAGGCATTCCAGTTGCCCAAACCTCCAGAGGCCCCTACTGTGGAAGCGGAGTACTACACCATAGCAGAGTTTCAGTCCAGTATCTCAGATGGCATCAGCTTCCGTGGAGGACAAAAGGCTGATGTAAGGCAGATAAATTCTTActataaaatgtgattattttatttttcaaaaactaaATAGGAACATCTTTTGACTAATGAGAGCATTTAAAAAAGTAGAATTATACTGTATACAGTGGAGTCAAAGTGTTTCTTTAAACcttaatatatacacattttcaggattgtaaattaaaaatgactATTTCTGAAAAGAAATATTTAGGAATTTTTAAGGATTTTATGCACACTTTAATAATGCAAACAAATTTGTGACATTCATTGTAAGATAAGCATATTAATTAGTGTTAATTAGTGATGTTTGAAACCCactgtataataaatatatgccATTGTATTAAGTAAACGTAATATGTGGTCTTCAGGTCATAGAGAAGAATTCTAGTGGTTGGTGGTATGTCCAGATCGGGAATATGGAGGGATGGGCACCCTGCTCCTTTATCGATAAACGCAAGAAGCCCAACCTGAGCCGGCGAACCAGCACACTTACCCGCCCTAAAGTTCCACCCCCTGCTCCACCAGTAAAGAAACCAGACTCAGAGGAATCACCTTCTCTGGCTGGCTCTGCACCCAAAGCTCCAGAATCTCCTACTCAGCGTGTCTATGAGGAGCCAGAATATGATGTTCCCGCCATTGGTTTTGACTCAGATCTGGACAGTAATCctccaaaacaaaaaataaataattccccAAAACCAGAGCCCCGTAAGTTTGAAATAAAAAGCAACCCAGCAGCTGCCGAAAGAATTGCACAAGCTGGCAAAGCATCGCCTTTACTAAAAGTGATGACCTCCCCCTTGAGGAAAAGAAACTCGTTGGAGAAATTGGAGGATGTCAAAAAGGAGGAAGTCATTTATGAAAATGAAGGATTTAGGTTCTCCTCCAATGACTTTGCCAGTGGTTGCGATTCAGATACCCCAAGGAGTCTCACGCTGGGTCGTAAACCCTTTGGGGCCTCCTCTGGAGGAGGGAAGTCCCTCCGGAAAGTAACGCCGGATCTAAGCCGGAGTCACTCTCTTGGCCGTGCTGAGAGACACAGCCATAAGTCATCATCAGATGAATCAAGACGCAATCCCAAAAGAGAGCCTGTAATGCGAAAAGATGTGGAGATCCGGGTTGGTCAAAGTCCCTTAGCCAGGCCCAAACCAGTGGTGCGACCCAAACCTCTGCTTACAAAATCAGAGCCACAAAGTACTGAAAGAATGGACATCAGCAGCCTACGCCGCCAGCTTCGGCCCACTGGAAGTCTTCGACAAGGCCCCATCCGTGCAGTACGTGGTAGTGAAGATTCCGAGACTGCTTCCGTTGTGTCCTCTGAGGATTCGATCTCCTCAAGAAGTACCTCCGATCTCTCCAGTGTCTATTCCAAAGGTAGCCGAGGAGGGGAATCCGACCATGAAAGTGTTCTCTACAGGACCACAGATGCCTACGAACGGGCCCAAGATTCAGAGGTCAGCTTCCCAGCTGGTGTGGAGGTTGAGGTACTGGAGAAGCAGGAAAGTGGATGGTGGTATGTCCGTTGGGGCGATGATGAGGGATGGGCACCTACTTTCTACTTCGAGCAAGTCAAGCATACCCAAAACATGAGTTTACAAGAATCCCGTGATGGCCCTCTTGTTGATCGTGGTAGCACCAACAAGTCCAACAGCCTTGAGAAAAATGAGCAGCGTGTTCAGGCCCTTAACAACCTAAACCAGCAGAACCTCAGGAGTATGAGCAACCCTAGTCCACCAATCCCATCCAAGCCACCAGGGGGTTTTAGCAAACCAACCACAATGCTAAACGGTTCAGATGTACGGATGAGGAATGGTGTCCGTCAAGCAGCAGTGCGACCGCAGTCAGTGTTTGTATCTCCACCACAGCCTCTGAAGGACACCAACATCCACACAGGGTCTTTGAGAAGAAATGAATCACTGGGTGCAGGTGACCACTTGAGGTCCACAGGCGGCGTAAGGCGAAACTCCTCCTTCAATACTGTTCGACCGCAGGTGGTGACTGATGTACGGGTCAGGTCTGGGACCACCATTACAGCACCCGCCGGAAGTTCAAGCCCCTTGATTACCCAGAGAAATGGAATACCAATATCTACAGTTAGACCCAAGCCCATCGAGAAGACACACCTCATTCACAACAACCTTCGAGAGGTTTACATTTCTATTGCTGACTACCGTGGCGACGAAGAGACCATGGGTTTCTCAGAGGGCACTAGTCTTGAAGTTTTGGAGAAGAATCCAAATGGATGGTGGTACTGCCAGGTTCTCGATGGCTTACAAGGACGTAAAGGCTGGGTACCGTCTAACTACCTGGAGAGAAAAAAGTAATTCCcccaaaatgttttaaacatgcaCAATtgtaatcaaaatgtaaaaagacGAACTGACTGAGGGACTTTTGGTTTGAAACGAGAGGGACAGAGCCTTTTAGAAAGGAGTTTACATTAAAACTAGACTAATGCAGGTGAATGTTTAGCAAAATACTTGCCGTAACTTTATGCCAAATGGGTGCCTTCGTACATCTTTCACCGAATGTTAAGAAGAATCGGTCAAATACCAGTGAAGCAACGAAAATACCAAACTTCAACTTAGTGCCATAGGCCTACAAGTACAGAAAGCAACAAACTTATTTTTGTTACAACAAATACCAGTGAGAAAGATCATTTCAGCATAGGTGCATAGCCAAAAGTGCGAATCCAATCTTAAGCACTTGTAAACAAGAAATTCCTGTTTAAAAATTTTTGAACAAAAAAACAAGACGACTTCAAATGTTATCTTAGCATTGAGTGCGCTCAAAGAAAaaactgttctttttttattgttttgtgttgaTGTTGTTGCATTATATCTTCCTTAGAGATGTATTTCTGCTTTCTTGTAACATCCTAACACATCAAAAGAGTTCACCAAGTCAACCATCCTGTTGCAGGTTGTTAATGTTTAAGTCTCTATTGTCTTccccatttatttaaatatgcacaggccaaaatgaataaaacattttaaagcaaaaTAGTATGTGAAAGCTACATGCATAGATCACCTAATGCCCACTTAATTATTGGGTTTAAAGTTTAAACCCAAGTTTAGTTTACAAAGTGCATCTGTTTATATTAGGAGGGTAGACAGCTTGAGAGGACAGGACTTTAGATATTGCTGCTCTGTGTGTGCTAAATCTGTTCATTCAAGAAATCAGGACTGGAAaatcttttgttttgttcaaCATTTTATCCCAGGGAAGTAGTGAGCCCAAAATGTGACCACACCCCAAAGAAGATTTACAGACACATTCGGTAGTTTGTTTTAGAGTTAGTATTTATtttgtggctacaaataaatacagtttattcAGCAAAACCTAGATGAGGTTTCAGAACTGAGAACAAAGTGTATTTAATTGTTATATCTGGAagcacttgatttttttttaaacacaatgaaaagcACATTAATATGCAAGGATAGTTTTTACATTAACGATATTGCTGGGCAGTATTGAATCTGAAGTTAGACAATAAGCAGTTTAAACTACTATCATAATGTTTCATTTTCAACAAAGATATTAAAATGAATTCACAAACTTTATCTTAGTCCATAGTCCAATATCTAATTCTCTTCTTTATAGATGTCTGAGCTCATAATGATTACTTCCCCTTGTTCAGTCAAATAATATTCACTAACAGCATCAAACAATTGATGTTCAAGACTGCTGAAATATGTTTTCTAATGAATAGTGTGAGCTCTTAAATGAGTTTAACACTACTTTGATTTAGTTTTCTGCTGGACAGTATTTTAGTGTTAAACAGTTAAAACTTTAATTACCTGCTAGATTGCAGTTATATTCTATtaagcagaatttttttattttgtcttgtttgttGGTTGTTGTGTGATCACACATGGACAGTAATGATGAATGAAGTTGTTCATTTTAGTTGTGAATCAATGCATTTTAGCTTTTTCTTGAATGCACTGGTTTAAAGAGGCAGTGTACTTCATCAGCATCTAAtttcttttttgttgtatttatatttttaaattaaaaaaaagtttttaatactGTATTGAGAAGATGCCATTTAGTTGTAATTTGTCACTCTCTTTTAAAACTTGAAATTCTTGGTAGTTCTGTAGTAATTGGCTACTACTATAttctgagcttttttttttaccaagataATTTTTTCTGTAGGCCTCTGTTAATTAGGCAGATGAATAATGTCTCCTACACTCTTAAAATTGGAAgcagattttttaaaacaattcttGTGAACATTTTTCTCATTATGTGGacatgctttcacacacacacacacacacacacacacacacacacatatatatatatattttttttaatcagaaatgCATTTTCAACCAAGCTGATTGCTGCACCTTTAGCAACTATGGACACTTCCTTTCTCGTTATATCCACATATAATgccagattataaaaaaaaaaaacatcatcccaTCATGTAACATCATCCTATCACtcccagatttttatttttatttttaaaattggcattacaaaaaaatctgattattaaTCTATCAATTCTAATTAAAAGCCAGCAGTAATTGGGAACGATCAAATGACAaagttttataataaaaacaccAGGGCTCTGTAGTTATATAGCATATATGTGGATCCCTAATTGTGACTGGACCAAatttgattttattgttttattaaatgcaatcatttaaaagaataaataaataaatgcaataatgggattttaaagtttaatttttgtgattttgtttttaactttcaaatttgaaaatgaaaatcgaGCCATTGCACTCTCATTCGCAACTCTCTTTTTGACGATGGCATTATAGAAATGTGTTGATTCACTACAGCGCAGCGCTTTTGATGGATGTTGCTAAGCTCCATTAACAATCATCTTTTTCTTAATTTGCGCCTATACAATTTACAAGGGAACTGTTAAGTGTCAAACTAGTTCTTATATCACTTGTGTATCTGCTAGCTTTGTATTAtgtgttctttatttatttaaattttaatgctttttttcaggaacagtattttgttttacttttttttcagtattttgttttactcttttttttttccttctctttctttATCTTTCTCCTGTTCACTTTTGACATTACTCAGATGGAATGAGGAAATGTGCAATACAAAAACAGGCATCTCACGATTAAGAACCATAGCATTGGAGAAATCTTTGTTTTTACTTAAAATTCTGATAATTTTATGTCAAATAATGCCTGGTTTTGtcccatatttattattattttttaatcatccAAGTAAAAATATATCAATGTGTGTTCAAATACAGTATGTTATGCTGAATGTTAAAATGCCCTGATAAATGAACACCTTCAGTCTGCCAGCCAACCATGACTTGATTTCTGCATTCATACTTTTTACCTACTGAACCGCATCTTGCTTTAAGGGGTTTAATGACCTCACAGACCCATGGTAAATCAATATGATAATAATAGGGAAGCACGGGCATGTCTAATTCTCTGAGGCATTTGACAGATCAGCCTGTCAAATTACAAATTTGAGATGGTGGGGCAAATCAGCAGCTATATAAGCACCACACCACACACTGCCAACTTCTCTACATCCACCCGCTACATTCCACTGTTACCATGCCAAACTCTATCCTAAATCCCAATCGACTTACATACTGTAACACTGACAGATTTCTTTTTCAGTTTTGGTTAGTCTCCTAACAAGTTCATTTTTAGCTTTAGATTAATTCTAAAATACCGGTTTAACTTTCCACACCTTAAAATAGTGTGGGCTGCATATATTTGCTTCTCTTCCCGTCTGATTTCATTATGTGAACTTATGACGCCATTGAATTGGAATGGTTTTACTGAGAGTTTGAACATAAGAACTGAGATTTTCACTTTGGTTGAAAATGAGGAGCGTTATGAGTTTCTGGTCAAGAGAAGTTTTTATGAGAGTTGAAATGTCTTTACcttttctaatttaaaaaaaggcCCTCTCTGATGTACAGTAGGTTTGCTGTAGTTTCTTGcttaatgcttttttcttttctgatttcCTTTTGTGTGATCCCATTTAAATATTaagattttatgtttatatgGAAGAACGTATGGGATACATTTATAGGAATGTTCCAGGTTCTGTGGCATGATGTTGAAAATGATTTCAACCAAACAAATCTCTTGAGAAATATTTAACTACTTCATGAGTTATAGTGATTTTGTATGTATTTAGGATAGACACATGAAGTTCCAACATAAAGATCCAtgaatttgtatgattttaagaagaaaaaaagatccaCCTTCATGTATTCTAAAATCAGTGAATTTGTATGACATGATTTGTATGGAAACTAATGGTTTGTAGAAAAAAGTTAGCATGAAGGTCCACCTTCGTGATTTCGATGGTCCATGTGATTGAAATTCATACTGAAATGTACATATGCTCTTGTAAACAAAAGCATGAAGATCCACCCATAAACCTATCCAACCAGATTGTATGAAAATTTCCAAAtcaaattattatcattataaatcGCAATGGCTGGTTGGTTTTCAAGGCACGTATTATTGAACCTGGAACATCCCTTAAGCTCCTGAATCGAAATAGAAGAATGTTACTTTACGAAAATAAGACTGTGGGTGtatttttcctgtttgtttggTGTATTCTGTGGTGGTTTGTGTACGGGAGTTTTTAAACGGTGGAAAGTGAAGGTGAACAGAGGGAATGTTTGTTTATATGTCTGGTTAGAAGAGAATGCAGTCAGGTAAGGTTAGACATGATTAATCCACTCTAATGGACTAGAAGAAGTGTTCGCCGTGGAAAGAAAAGCAAGTCTTTTTACGATAATTAGCACTTCAGAGAAGCTTCCCGCTAGCAGCAGCTCATTATGATGTCACAGCGGCACTGCATTGTCATAACAGAACTAGTGAGGCGCAGTGTTCTTGAAACACACTAGTTATTTCTGTTGAAAAACGGACTGCAACTTAATTCAAGCGAGCAGCCTTGTCCCCAAGGCCATTGTTTCTCAAAACAAGCCTTAGTGCTTGAGTACACATGCTGAGGTTTAGAAACTCGCAAATGGATATCCACCCCAGCTCGCCGCTGCTGCAAACGTCTTTATAACAATTAAAAAGTTGCTGACAGAATGTGTAAAAGAATAGGACCACTCGTCTCCAGCACACCCACCGCGCAGTGTGAGGAGTACAAGCGTGATGTGAAACCACATTACCCAAGTGCTCGGTTAATTACAGATGCTTGAGAAGAGCGCCGTGAATACAAATGTCACACTGATTGTGGATGTCGAGCTGCCGGGGGTTCGGATCAGATGCCGAGATAGATTGATCGTGTCTTTAATGGCTCACAGCATGTCGAGATGTATTAACATCTTCAAGAGGAATCATTTGAGCTTCCTGCGTCAGCGAATGGCTTGATTTACTGAGGCGTCTAAATGTCGTGTTGGTGTACAACAAAAGTTGTAAGAATGTATGTGATCGATTGCATCGGATGTCATTTACATGGCTTGGAAAACCAGTTGTGAGTTTCCAGCCTGGAAAACTCATggatgaaaacatttatttggagAAATGATTGATTGGTGGAAAATTCATGGAAATGAATTTGTCAAAAGATACAGGAAGTACCCTGTGATTAGTTATATTTGAGACATTTTATCAATAATTTGACTAATATTTCATGTGACCTTACCTGGATTTTAAGAAAGTTGGCCTGTTTTATGCATGGATTACGGTGGAGAGAGTTGTATGTGTGCTAGCTGTGATGTATGAAGTGCTTGAGAGGAGTTTGGTaggttttatttatctttttctgTGTTAATTAGCATTTTTGATCAGATGCATCAGTGTTTGGTGTGAGGCGGCAGGGTGTCTTTATGTGTTCACTTTGATGTGAACAAGTGCAAAAAGGGAACATGCTGCCACGGTCTAATCTCTTACTGTTTTCTGTCCCTGTCTCTGCTCGGCTGTCTGCACTAATTACCATTCTTCTCCCCTTAATTAACAGTCACGAAAAACAGCGTGGGGCCAGTGACATCTTGCTTACAAGAATGTTTTGATGAGCGTCACATTGAATTTTACATTAATTGAGGTTTGCTTTCATCACGCATCCACTTAACAGACTGCTTATAAgggttcttattcattcatttttttctaaatatgatCTGTATAGCATGTATTCTTGGACAGTATTtggactatttaaaaaaaaaagtactcaaAGTATTCCTCAAGTGATTTTTCAAACAAAGTTGAATTCTCAGACAGGAAGTGAAGAtgcctataataaataataatgtttataatgtaTCAAATAACAATGTTTCTCTGTTACGGTCCATTGGATTTAAGGAATGTTTGGCTAGATATTTGCATAACCCTCTTGTCATAAGATATACAAGTGTACTCTTGGACATATTGAGAAAAGGCCTTGCATTGATATTATTCAGCGTGCAGCCAAATCTACattttgtatgcatttcttttaaaGATCTAAAGGTCTACAGCTTCAGcatttttttactttgcattttgtttttgtacCTTTTTATGTTTACTGTACATTGTATCTTGCATTGTCCTAAAggaaaacacaataaaatgtatCCTCCTTGTTCTTATATCTTACGGTCATGCTTTGGTCTACATTTGGCAAAGAACATTCATCTTTCATAGATTTATATGCAGAGACTTAGGAGTCAGGTGTTAGACAGTCAAGGATTTAGAGATCATGTATCTAAATTCAACACACCATTTGTCTTTTTCATTTGAACGTGACAGAGCATTGATAattcacaaaaagcaaaaaagaaaatcaagTATTTTCCGGAATAGCATATTAACATAGGCCTACTACTTTTACCATTTCTGCAGTATGTAGTACGTATACTTTACACAAAATATGCACATTTCTGTTGGCATGGCATTGATTACCACTATTTGAAAAACTGTTACAATAAGTACAATGTCTTGAGTACAATATCCCGCAGTGCTACAACGGCTTTCTTTCCTTTTCCAATATGAAATACTGGAGCAAAATTACAGTGATTGTTATCCTTTTGTTTTGACTTATTTAATTGGACTGCCAAAATGTCTGGATAAAATTTTAATCGAAAAACACTAAATAACCATATTCATTTCTAAGATGATAACTAAACAGCACTCACATATATGAAGAGGGTATGTGAATGATTTAGGATAGGATAGTATTGACTAAAGGTTATGCTCAGCTACCATAAAGGCTAGCATGCTAATATAACTCATGTTATTGCTGCAgtaaatatatataggctacttagCTTTGTATGCATATAGTACTTTTGGATTAATGCAGAAAATAAGCTCAATGCTAATAAATGTTTACTAGTCTTTTAAGTTTTGATCATCATGATAACGCAACTAATTTTGAAGCCTATACAATCGGCAGATGTAAAAAGCTAAACATGTGCTATAAACTAACCATGGTTGCATAATTTAAGCATTTACTATGCTTCCAGCAAATATTTGAGTCTTTATTTCAAGAACATTTTCCCTGAAAGTTTAagttagaatagtttgcaagagCGCAGAAATAAATTGACAGCAGACTGGAGCGTAGATGAGTTTTCCCGGTCGGTTTGATGATGTTTCATGTCCCCGAAACCTCAGTCACATAGCCAACTGCATTATTTTTACCAGATGATTTTTAAAACTTGTCTTTTTCAAGACAAGTTTTAAAAACACAAGGTAGCATATATTACAGTTGTATTTTATGTAGTAgaataaagaatgaaaatatcttaagtcattttgTCAGTCAGTCACCAAACacctgtccaaaaaaaaaacttacagaatTAAGGCCTGAACCGCacatgctaaaatgctaactgGTTTCTGTTTTTGCCTAGAAATGTTGTCATCCTTTCAGCACTTTATGCTCTTTTCCCAGTGAATGCAGTAATGAAATACATAaatgagtcagggttagtcaccgttgaccttccagagtcaggattagtcaccgtcgaccttccagagtcagggtcagacatcgttgaccttccagagtctgggctagttcctgttgaccttccagagtcgagtcaggtgccagttgactttccagagttgagtcaggttccggttgaccctccagagtcgagtcaggtgctcgtggaccctccagagtcgagtcaggtgctcgtggaccctccagagtcgagtcaggtgctcgtggaccctccagagtcagggttagttaccggtGACCTTCAAGAGTCAgaactagtcaccattgaccttccagagtcagggctagtcaccgttgaccctccagagtctggactagttaccgttgaccttccagagtcaagtcaggtcactggtgattactggggatgccgctgccattagacctaaaagtctgaggcacaagctCACCATCACTGTGCGACCCGCTTTGAAGTGACGCACGCATGACGCGATAGACTTGAGCGAGCGGGAGATAAAGTTTTGCTGTCATCGCGCAAGAgtcccagaaaggttatccgttgagagggaattaaaacactcttctggaAATTTGTGCATAAGAccaggctgtttagatgattcagcacaagatcccggtgagagtgtgcttgattctgcgattgtgctaacaccagccaatcgtctaagtagttcaaCACGCGAAGGTCCTCGAGCCGCAAcagggccagagctgcgtccatgcattttgaaaaagttcggggagccagagctaagccaaagggaagaacgcggtgtTGATACGCTTTGcgctctaaagcgaatctgaggaacttcctgtgtctcttgatgatctgaatatgaaaatatgcatccttcagatcgatcgtgacaaaccagttgtttggttgaatctgagacaaaatagactttaccgttaacatctgtaaaaacctgactccatctgagaggggtgtacttcctctatagcccctttgctcagcagagctgACATCTCCTGTCACAGCAATGCTATTTCCTTTGGCTTCACAACCATGGGAAGAACCGTCCCTCGGATTCTGAAAGCtgaattgcgcagagtgtctgagggaa from the Carassius carassius chromosome 7, fCarCar2.1, whole genome shotgun sequence genome contains:
- the LOC132143940 gene encoding SH3 and PX domain-containing protein 2A-like isoform X3 codes for the protein MQFRTVLDVKVVDVEKRRNPSKHYVYLINVTYSDSTSHIIYRRYSKFFDLQMQILDKFPIEGGQKDPKKRIIPFLPGKILFRRSHVRDVAMKRLHFIDDYCRALVRLPPQISQSEEVLRFFETKPDDINPPVEDYGSKRKSGLDSSEPMVLEQYVVVANYERQENSEISLKAGETVDVIEKSESGWWFVSTAEEQGWVPATYLDSQSGTRDDLDLGTSRSGEVTKRHKAHLKRLDRRWTLGGIVNRQQSREEKYVTVQAYNSQGKDEIGFEKGVTVEVIQKNLEGWWYIRYQGKEGWAPASYLKKLKDDLSPRKKTLTGPVEIIGNIMEISNLLNKKAVSEKDIQTDGEATSPERHISKSEISLPIPYALEAGVAPTVVTGLGMNSGSSAALQENKSRAEPGSPAIARVAPHRVEIGFDAIGSPNLRQKPPPRRDTNLAFQLPKPPEAPTVEAEYYTIAEFQSSISDGISFRGGQKADVIEKNSSGWWYVQIGNMEGWAPCSFIDKRKKPNLSRRTSTLTRPKVPPPAPPVKKPDSEESPSLAGSAPKAPESPTQRVYEEPEYDVPAIGFDSDLDSNPPKQKINNSPKPEPRKFEIKSNPAAAERIAQAGKASPLLKVMTSPLRKRNSLEKLEDVKKEEVIYENEGFRFSSNDFASGCDSDTPRSLTLGRKPFGASSGGGKSLRKVTPDLSRSHSLGRAERHSHKSSSDESRRNPKREPVMRKDVEIRVGQSPLARPKPVVRPKPLLTKSEPQSTERMDISSLRRQLRPTGSLRQGPIRAVRGSEDSETASVVSSEDSISSRSTSDLSSVYSKGSRGGESDHESVLYRTTDAYERAQDSEVSFPAGVEVEVLEKQESGWWYVRWGDDEGWAPTFYFEQVKHTQNMSLQESRDGPLVDRGSTNKSNSLEKNEQRVQALNNLNQQNLRSMSNPSPPIPSKPPGGFSKPTTMLNGSDVRMRNGVRQAAVRPQSVFVSPPQPLKDTNIHTGSLRRNESLGAGDHLRSTGGVRRNSSFNTVRPQVVTDVRVRSGTTITAPAGSSSPLITQRNGIPISTVRPKPIEKTHLIHNNLREVYISIADYRGDEETMGFSEGTSLEVLEKNPNGWWYCQVLDGLQGRKGWVPSNYLERKK
- the LOC132143940 gene encoding SH3 and PX domain-containing protein 2A-like isoform X2 codes for the protein MQFRTVLDVKVVDVEKRRNPSKHYVYLINVTYSDSTSHIIYRRYSKFFDLQMQILDKFPIEGGQKDPKKRIIPFLPGKILFRRSHVRDVAMKRLHFIDDYCRALVRLPPQISQSEEVLRFFETKPDDINPPVEDYGSKRKSVWMYGLQDSPTKSEASGLDSSEPMVLEQYVVVANYERQENSEISLKAGETVDVIEKSESGWWFVSTAEEQGWVPATYLDSQSGTRDDLDLGTSRSGEVTKRHKAHLKRLDRRWTLGGIVNRQQSREEKYVTVQAYNSQGKDEIGFEKGVTVEVIQKNLEGWWYIRYQGKEGWAPASYLKKLKDDLSPRKKTLTGPVEIIGNIMEISNLLNKKAVSEKDIQTDGEATSPERHISKSEISLPIPYALEAGVAPTVVTGLGMNSGSSAALQENKSRAEPGSPAIARVAPHRVEIGSPNLRQKPPPRRDTNLAFQLPKPPEAPTVEAEYYTIAEFQSSISDGISFRGGQKADVIEKNSSGWWYVQIGNMEGWAPCSFIDKRKKPNLSRRTSTLTRPKVPPPAPPVKKPDSEESPSLAGSAPKAPESPTQRVYEEPEYDVPAIGFDSDLDSNPPKQKINNSPKPEPRKFEIKSNPAAAERIAQAGKASPLLKVMTSPLRKRNSLEKLEDVKKEEVIYENEGFRFSSNDFASGCDSDTPRSLTLGRKPFGASSGGGKSLRKVTPDLSRSHSLGRAERHSHKSSSDESRRNPKREPVMRKDVEIRVGQSPLARPKPVVRPKPLLTKSEPQSTERMDISSLRRQLRPTGSLRQGPIRAVRGSEDSETASVVSSEDSISSRSTSDLSSVYSKGSRGGESDHESVLYRTTDAYERAQDSEVSFPAGVEVEVLEKQESGWWYVRWGDDEGWAPTFYFEQVKHTQNMSLQESRDGPLVDRGSTNKSNSLEKNEQRVQALNNLNQQNLRSMSNPSPPIPSKPPGGFSKPTTMLNGSDVRMRNGVRQAAVRPQSVFVSPPQPLKDTNIHTGSLRRNESLGAGDHLRSTGGVRRNSSFNTVRPQVVTDVRVRSGTTITAPAGSSSPLITQRNGIPISTVRPKPIEKTHLIHNNLREVYISIADYRGDEETMGFSEGTSLEVLEKNPNGWWYCQVLDGLQGRKGWVPSNYLERKK